The DNA segment ATCTTTTTCATGCCGGCGTCGCGCGTGGCCTTGTCCGGCCATTCGATCCACGAGAAAGCCACCGTTTCCTCGGGCGTGGCCTGCACTGCGCGCCGGAAGTCGGTGAGCTTGCCGTCGGGCACATCGTCGCCCCACGCCTCGATCACCCGCAGGGCCCCCAGCTCCAGAAAGATGGGGTCCAAGGTGCGCGCATGGGCGATGAATTTTTCCTTGTTGGCGGTGGGCACAGCGATCACGAAACCATCGATATAGGACATGTATGCACTCCTGCTGGTTCAATCGGTCGGTGCTGGCGCAGCACCGCTACGGGATACCCATGGGGCCGACCGCTGCGATGCCTGCAGCGCTGATCCCTTGGGTGCGAAGGCCCGGCTTCCACCATCCGCGCCGGGCATGGCCTTGCCACGTTGTCTGCGGCACACGGCACGCTGAGCGTGCCTGGCGTGGCTGAGCGCTGTTATGCGTATGCGCGCTGGCCTGCCTCTGTGCCCACCCCGCAATTCATCCCGAAAAACGTGGCGTTGTGGGATGCCATGGTAGTGCTGCAGACCTGAGCGGGGGCAAAGGTTTGTGACCGACTGCATCCGGCCCGAAGCCGGCCCTGCGGCCGGTCAACTTGTCCCATAGCGCGAAGGACCCAGAGCGGCTCTACACACTGCTCACACGGCCCAGTCCACCGCAGGTTGATGGGCATGGCAAGGCGTGAAACCAGGGGCAGTCGCTGCGAAGAGCGCCGTGTAATCACGGCACATTGCGGCCCATTGCGGGATTACCCTTACAAAACAGTGACCAACATTTTCTTATTCCCGAACGCTATATCAACACCGATTGAATGACGCCTTAAACGTGTCCTTGCGCGCCACACCGCCCCGATGGCCGCCGCACAGGCACCGAAAAACAAGGAATAACAGTCATGTCGAAATGGTCCGTTGGTATAGACATCGGAGGCACGTTCACCGATCTGGTGGCCTTGCAACACGCCACAGGAACACAGCGCAGTTTCAAGGTGCTCACGACGCACGGCGACCCCTCCATGGGCGTCATCGAGGGCATACAACAGTTGATGCGCAACCATGGCATCCCTGCTGACAGCGTCGAGCTGGTGGTCCATGCCACCACGCTTTCACGAATGCGCTCATTGAGCGCCGCGGTGCCTGCACCGGTTTGCTGACCACCCAGGGGTTCGCCGACATTGCCGAGATGGGCAACGAACGCAAATACGATCTGTACGACCTGCAGATCGAGCGCGCACAGCCTTTGGCGCCACGCCACCTGCGGGCCGAAGTGGCAGGCCGGCTGAACGCCCAGGGACAGGAAATCGAGCCACTGGACATCCCGCAGGCCTTGGCTGCGGTGGACACCCTGGTGCACGCCGGGGTCGAGTCGCTGGCGATCTGCCTGCTGCACGCCTATGCCTCGCCGCAGCACGAGCTGGCATTGCAAGCCGCCATTCAGGCCCGCCACCCCCAGCTGACGCTCACGCTCTCCAGCCAGACGGCACCGGTGATCCGCGAGTACGAGCGCACCACCACCACCTTGGCCAATGCCTACATCAAGCCCATGGCACGCGCCTACCTGGACAAGCTGGCCGACGAGCTGGCCGCCATCGGTCTGCCGCGCGGCGTGCTGATGATGCTGTCCAACGGAGGGCTGGCACGCATTGACGATGCCCGTGAGTTGCCGATTGCCCTGCTGGAATCCGGCCCGGCGGCGGGCGCCGTCTCTGCCGTTCACCACAGCTTGCTGGAAAGCCACCGGGATCTGCTGGCCTTCGACATGGGGGGCACCACCGCCAAGCTGTGCCTGGTCACCCAGGGCCAGCCCTCCATCAGCTTTGGCTTCGAGGCAGCCCGCCGCCAACGGTTTGCCGAAGGCAGTGGCCTGCCCATCCACATCACCACGGTCGACCTGATCGAGATTGGCGCTGGCGGCGGCAGCATTGCGCACCAGGATGCCTTGGGCCTGCTCAAGGTGGGCCCGCGCAGCGCAGGGTCCGAACCCGGCCCCATGTGCTATGGCCTGGGCGGCGATGCCCCCACGGTCACCGACGCCAACTTGCTGCTGGGCTACCTCAACCCCGATTTCTTCGCCGGGGGCACATTGGCCATGGACCGCCAGCAGTCGGTGGCCGGTTTTGCGGCACTGGGCCAGCAACTGCAGCACAGCGCCGTCGCCACGGCCTGGGGGGTGCACGACATCGTGGCCGAAAACATGGCCGCCGCGGCCCGCGTGCATGTGTCGGAACGCGGACAGGACCCGCGCAAGTTCGTGCTGGTCGCCACGGGCGGTGGAGGCCCGCTGCATGCCTACTATGTGGCACGCAAGATCGGCATCTCCACCATCATTGCGCCGCCCGAAGCAGGCGTGGCCTCGGCCTTTGGCTTGCTGGTCGCCACGGCGCGGTCCGATCGCTCGCGCACCATCAGCTTCAAGCCTGCCACCGACGATCTGCGTGCGCTGGAAACCCAGTTCACAGCCCTGGAAACCCAGGCGCTTCCCCCTCTGCACGCGCTGGAGCAGGGCTTTGGCCCCATCCAGCTGCAGCGCCGGGCCGATGGCCGCTTTGTCGGCCAGGGCTTCAACCTCACGGTCGATCTGCCCAGCGGGCCCTACCACTTTGCAGACAGCGCCGGAGAAGCCGCATGGCGCGCCCAGCTGGACCAGGCATTCCGCAGCGAATACCAGCGCAAGTTCGGCCGCGTCCCGCCCGATGTTCCGGTGGAGCTGGTCAATCTGCGCATCACCGGGGAAGCGCCACCGGTGGAGCCCTTCCACGCCGCACCACTGCCCGCAAGCCACAGCACGCCCGAGCCGGTGGCCCATCGCGATGTGTATTTCCATGAAGTGCGCGATTACGTGTCCACGCCCATCTTCCGGCGTGCACAACTGCGCCCGGGCTTTGCCATGGCGGGCCCCCTGCTGGTGGAAGAGCCCAGCACCACCGTCGTCGTCGGCCCGCTGGGCCGCATAACCATGACGGAGCACGCCAACCTGGTCATCACTGTGGAGACTGCGCAATGAGCACCACCCGCCCCACCCACGACAACACCGCCGACAACGCCATCTTTCTGGAGGTGTTCTGGACCCGCGTACGTTCCGCCGTGAACGAGGCCGCCAAGCTGATTGTGCGCACCTCGTTCTCCACCCTGTCGTCCGAGGCGAATGACTTTGCCGTCGTCATGACCGACTCGCAGGGCCAGACCATTGCCGAGAATGCCGGCGCCATTCCCTCGTTCATCGGCACCCTGGGCAACACCGTGCGCGCCATCATCGGCGCCATCGGCACGCAGGCCATGCGCGACGGTGATATCTACATCACCAACAACCCCTGGATCGGCACCGGCCACCTGAATGACGTGTGCCTGGTCAAGCCCATCTTCCATGCATCGCAGCTGGTCGGCTTCGCCGCCACCGCAGGGCATGTGCCCGACATCGGCGGAAAGATCCGGTCGGTCGATGCCCGCGAACTGTTCGAAGAAGGCTTCCACATTCCGCCCATGCACTTCCTGCGGGAAGGCCGGGCCGATGCCACCTTGCTGAGCCTGCTGCGCACCAATGTGCGCACACCCGAGCAGACCGTGGGCGACATCTGGTGCCAC comes from the Comamonas terrigena NBRC 13299 genome and includes:
- a CDS encoding DUF1428 domain-containing protein, translating into MSYIDGFVIAVPTANKEKFIAHARTLDPIFLELGALRVIEAWGDDVPDGKLTDFRRAVQATPEETVAFSWIEWPDKATRDAGMKKMMEDPRMDPSAPGNPPMPFDGKRMIFGGFEPVVEVKA
- a CDS encoding hydantoinase/oxoprolinase family protein, with the protein product MARAYLDKLADELAAIGLPRGVLMMLSNGGLARIDDARELPIALLESGPAAGAVSAVHHSLLESHRDLLAFDMGGTTAKLCLVTQGQPSISFGFEAARRQRFAEGSGLPIHITTVDLIEIGAGGGSIAHQDALGLLKVGPRSAGSEPGPMCYGLGGDAPTVTDANLLLGYLNPDFFAGGTLAMDRQQSVAGFAALGQQLQHSAVATAWGVHDIVAENMAAAARVHVSERGQDPRKFVLVATGGGGPLHAYYVARKIGISTIIAPPEAGVASAFGLLVATARSDRSRTISFKPATDDLRALETQFTALETQALPPLHALEQGFGPIQLQRRADGRFVGQGFNLTVDLPSGPYHFADSAGEAAWRAQLDQAFRSEYQRKFGRVPPDVPVELVNLRITGEAPPVEPFHAAPLPASHSTPEPVAHRDVYFHEVRDYVSTPIFRRAQLRPGFAMAGPLLVEEPSTTVVVGPLGRITMTEHANLVITVETAQ